The Clavelina lepadiformis chromosome 3, kaClaLepa1.1, whole genome shotgun sequence region TTGCTGCCGTGCGACATCTGTTCAAAGTTGACCTCGACGGCTTGCAGCTCCTGCTCTGTGGTGCATTACTGCTCTGTCTCGTGTCAGAAGAAGGGCTGGCCAGCTCATAAGAAGATTTGCAAGAAACTTAAGGACAAGGAGAAGGTTGGAGATGAACCAAGTGATGACAACAAACCCCTGATTTATATCGATGATGCTGTTTGCAAGAAAGTCGCTGATGATCTTAAATCGAAGTCGAATCCTGCTGCACTAAGCCAGCCAAACAACAAACGAGATCTCTTGAAACCTTTTGTCTCAATAGGTGCTGTTCTTGAGTTGGTTGTAACAGATGTAGACCAGAAATCCTGCATACTTCTGTGTCAGAATGTTGACTCACAACAAGAACTGGACAAGATGCAAAAAGCATTGAACAACTTTTATGTCAAAGCGCCTGCAAAGAGTGTCACAGATGCTAAGGTTGGTGATGTGTGCGCATGTGTCTTCGCAGAAGATGGGCAGTGGTACCGAGCGATTGTGCTGCAGCTGaacaacaaaaatcaaaaagctCGCATCGAGTTTGTTGACTACGGGAACAAACAGGTCGTTGACTTGCCAaacttgaaaatcctcgaaGATGAATTTCGTCAACATCCAGCATTCATGTTAAAGTGCAAGCTGGCTGGTTGTGACGTAGAAGGAGGTTGGTCTGATGATGTCATCAGTTTTCTTGGCTCTGTGCTGCCACAGAGTGACTTCAAGATAAAAGCAACCGTCGTGAATTTTATTGATGGTGTCGTAATAGCGAATGTTGTCAGTGGTGTTGCAGCTTTGAATGAGCAACTTCTTGAAAATAATCTGGTCAAACCATCCACTGATGCAAAGTGTAAAGATATGCAGTCCTGCAGAGGAGGAGCAGAAATGAAGCAAACACCTGCCCAGGTTGAACCAAGCTGTGTTAAGGAAAAAACTGAAGTTGCAACTCCAGATAATAATTCTTCAAATCTTTCTGATAATGATTCAAAATCTTCCGTAAATTCTTCCCTGTCAACTGCAGAGATAACCACAActaaaaaagaagaaaatcttGCTGCTGATGCTCAGGTGCCAACTCCACGTAAGATAGTTCTTCCATCTGCCATTATTCCGGAAGCTTCTTTCTCTGCTGTGATATCCCACGTCGATAGTCCGGACTACTTCTTCTGCCAGTCGGTTCAGGAGAATCTGGTCGAAGTAAATAAACAGCTTCAGAATCTTACTGAGTTTTATTCTCTCCCAGAAAACAAGGTTGTCTTCTTTCCTTTTCTTGGAGATATTTGTGCTGCCCTGTTTCCTGAAGATGGTTGTTGGTACCGGGCTAAGATCCTTGAACTTGGTGATGATTTGGTGGAAGTTCAGTATCTCGACTTTGGCAATTCTCATAAAGTCTCTCTGGAGCAAGTACAGCCTCTTCCGGAGAAATATCAAGCGCTTCCTGTTCAGTGTTTCCCAGCAAAACTGTCAAATTGCTTTCCTCTTGAGACTGGGAAATGGAGCGAAGATGCAACTTTGCTTTTGAAGAGTTGTGAAAACACTCCTCTTGCCGCCTCCGTGGACCAAGCTTCATCCTCCGAAGATCTTGTTTCATTAATTCTGCAAATTGATGATAGTTTAACCTTGAATGATCACCTCGTCTCATCCGGACTTGCTGCTGCTCATCCTCCACCTcttgaagaggaggaaattcCGTCAGTGTCTTCCATCATTGACAAGAATCCTCCACTTAATGATGTCATCCCGATTATTGTGACATCATGCTCCAAGCCGGGGACTTTCTCCTGCCACATGATCAGTGAGGAAATTGCGGCGTTTACGGGATTCTCGATCAAACTCAATCGACAGTTGGCGGCTGGAAAGAATCCGACTCTCTCAAATCCAGCTCACGGCTCAATATGTGCGGCATTTTACAAGAATGATAAATCGTGGTACCGTGCCTCCATCCTCTCACTTGATGGCGACAAAGTGTTCGTAAAGTA contains the following coding sequences:
- the LOC143448593 gene encoding tudor domain-containing protein 1-like; translation: MPSGCWDPQEEAFHNRKFNPSIGGHNDGAKSTFTLYVVGIPPELSNLALKNLFHSYGNVTSAKVLPPKSDDFEAKAGFVEFSTLREAESAIRNLNGSRIGKYTLKVSFARSKKKEKSEYMDLIQKLELGPLIDADLKCLIKKTDEEMEEAKLEVNGEGDGCRGSSSKSSQGSKSPEREPIPHFNNDQDVQKHEEKVSNAKLLPCDICSKLTSTACSSCSVVHYCSVSCQKKGWPAHKKICKKLKDKEKVGDEPSDDNKPLIYIDDAVCKKVADDLKSKSNPAALSQPNNKRDLLKPFVSIGAVLELVVTDVDQKSCILLCQNVDSQQELDKMQKALNNFYVKAPAKSVTDAKVGDVCACVFAEDGQWYRAIVLQLNNKNQKARIEFVDYGNKQVVDLPNLKILEDEFRQHPAFMLKCKLAGCDVEGGWSDDVISFLGSVLPQSDFKIKATVVNFIDGVVIANVVSGVAALNEQLLENNLVKPSTDAKCKDMQSCRGGAEMKQTPAQVEPSCVKEKTEVATPDNNSSNLSDNDSKSSVNSSLSTAEITTTKKEENLAADAQVPTPRKIVLPSAIIPEASFSAVISHVDSPDYFFCQSVQENLVEVNKQLQNLTEFYSLPENKVVFFPFLGDICAALFPEDGCWYRAKILELGDDLVEVQYLDFGNSHKVSLEQVQPLPEKYQALPVQCFPAKLSNCFPLETGKWSEDATLLLKSCENTPLAASVDQASSSEDLVSLILQIDDSLTLNDHLVSSGLAAAHPPPLEEEEIPSVSSIIDKNPPLNDVIPIIVTSCSKPGTFSCHMISEEIAAFTGFSIKLNRQLAAGKNPTLSNPAHGSICAAFYKNDKSWYRASILSLDGDKVFVKYVDFGNTAWLSIKEICPLPLEYGSMPCQAIDCVLASTKPADDAGWKENFVTTVNTMLSQPLEAKFLCFKDDCYVCVVPEMTTLLIQEGAARMSF